GAGGTAGGCCCCCGTTCGCCCCTTGAACCGCTCGGGCCCGAACACGAGCATCGGCTCGATGAGGAGCCCGCCGTGGACCGTCCCCGCCAGCAGGAACACGATGAACGCCACCGTGAACGCGCCGTAGGCCTCGGGCGAGAGCCACCGCGCCAACAGCACGTTGACGAGGAAGTTGGCCCCGGCAAAGAGGGCCTGGTCGAGCACCGTCCACACGCCCTGCCGCAGCCACGAGCCGCGGAGGAGGTCCCGAAGGGCAGAGACGAGGGAGGCCATGAGGCGTGCCCGGAGGCCGGCCGGCGGGAGACCTCGGCGGGCGCGCCGAGGCGGGACGTCTACTGGGCGAGAAGCTGGAACAGGAAGGCGACGGTCCCGGCCGCACCGATGACCGTGGCGGCGTCCTGCCACCCGAACCGGCGCCGGTCGATCACCTCGACGAGGAGGGCGTCGTCGTGGCGCAGCGGCGGGATGACCGACGGGTTGCCGGCCGCGTCGGCGAGGAGCGCGCCGTAGATGAGGCCGGTCCCGGGCCGAATCAGGCGGAGCTCGACGCGCCGCTCGCTCTGCCGGTCGCGCACGTCGATCCGAGGGCCGCCGGAGAGGGCGAGGAGCCGCCGGAGGTCCGTCTCGTCGGCGATCTCATAGAGGCCGGGGTTCACGACCGCGCCCTCGACCTGGACCTGGATCGTGGCCTCGCCAGGCATATGGTGCTGGTAGTAGCCGGGCGCGTTGGAGACGGTCTGCTCGCTCTGGCCGATCCGCGTGACCGGCCGCTCGGAGGCGTCGGGCCGGCCGTACGGGTCGGCGGTCTGGGCGAGGGCGAGGGCCGGGAGGAGCCCGGCGAGGAGGACGAGGCGACGCATCGGAGTGGGGGGAGCGGTGGAGATGCGGGGGTCAGTCGCGGGCGGCGTGGCGGACGCCGGCCGTGGCCTTGAAGCCGACGGCCCCGCGCGGGTCGAACCGATTGAGGACCGCGCCGACACGCGTGAGCCCGACGCCGGCCAGCTCGGTCGCCACCTGGGTCATGGCGTCGAGGTCGGTCCGGTCCGCCTCGGCGACGAGGAGGGCCGCGTCGGCGTAGGGCGCGAGGAGCGTGGCGTCGGCGGCGGCGAGGGCGGCCGGCGTGTCGACGACGACGATGTCGAACTTGCCGCGGCAGTAGTCGAGGAGCTGCTTCACCGTCAGGGCCGACCACATCTGGTCGGGGCGCTCGACGGTCTCGCGCGGCGTCATGGCGAGGAGGTTGGGCACGGCCGTCGTCCAGAAGGCGACGTTGGCCTCGGGCGGCCCCTCGCCGAACTGGGCGTGCGGCTCGAGCCCGAACAGGTCGCCGACGGCCGGGTGGCGGAGGTCGGCGTCGAGGAGGAGCGTGAGCCGGCCGGCCTGGGCCGCGGCGACGGCGAGGTTGGCCGCCGTGAGGCTCTTGCCCGCGTGGCCGTCCGGGCTGCCCACGAGGACGACCTGCGGGTGCGCCCCGCCGCCGGCGTAGAGCCCGGCGTGGAGGTGCCGGAACGCCTCAGCCTCGGGCGCGAACGACCGCGTGAGCGTCACGAGGCCGGGGTGGACGACGCAGCCCTCGATCTCCTGCCGGCCGCCGCGGAGGGCCTCTTTGAGGTCGGGGACGGTCCCGATGACGGCGAAGCCGCGGTCGCGAAGGTCGTCGGGCGTCCGCGTCTTGGTGTCGGTCTGGAAGCGGAGGAACGCGAGGCCGAGGCCGAGGAGGAGGCCGAGGAACCCGCCGAGGCCGAGCGACAGCGGGAGGACCGGCGACGACGGCTCGCGCGGGGTCTGGACCTCGCGGAGCACCTGGGCGAAGCCGAACTCGGTCGTCTCCGACAGCTCGGCGCGGTCGAACTCGGTGCGGAGCTGCTGGAGCGTGGCCTCCGAGGTGGCCCGCTGGCGCTCGAGCTGTTCGAGCTCGACCTGCTGGCCGGGCACGGCGCGGAGCTGGCCGCGGGCCTCGCCGAGACGGCGGGAGAGCGTCGAAGCGCGGGCCTCGGCGCCGGCGAGATCCGCCTGGACGGACGAGATCTGGCGCTGGAGCTCGGCGACGTAGGCCTGACCATTCGCGCCGTCGCTCGACAGGCTGAGCCCGCCGGCGGCCACGGCCGCGTCGGTCTGCGAGCCGATCCGCGCGCGGCGGTCGGCCTTGAGGCTCCGGAGACGCGTGTCGATGCTGGCCACGTCGGGATGGCCTGTCGGGTCGCCCCGGAGCTCGGGGTTCTGCATGTAGATCTGCTCGAGGAGCCGCTCCAGCCGCGCGATCTCGGTGTCGAGGTCCGTCGTCTCGACGACCGACGGCACGTCGGCGCTCCGCTCCAGCCGCTCGGGCACCGACGCGAGGTCGCTCCGGAGCTGCCCGAGGCGGGCGCGGTGGGTCTGCGCCTCGACGCGGGCGAGGTCGAGCTGGCCCTGGAGCTGGCCGATCTGGGACACCGTCACCCGCGTCTGCTCGTCGAGGCCGGCCGCGTTCTCGGCCGTCATGAAGCCGGCGAGCTGGTTCTCGATCTCGTCGAGCTCGCCCTCGCGCCGGGCGATCTGCTCTTCGAGCACCTCGCGCGTCCGCGTCGAGCGCTCGCGCGACGACGACTGCGTGAGGGCCTGGTACTCGTCGGTGTAGAGGCGGGCGATGAGGGCGGCCTCCTCGGCGCTGCCGGCCGCGGCCTCGACGCGGATGGCATCGGCCTGGTCGGCGGCAGGCCCGATCGTCACGACCTCCTCCTGGAGGTAGTCGGCGAGGCCGTCGGCGGTGAGCGGCGTGCCGTAGCGGTCGACGGCGCCCTGAATGGAGGTGAAGGCCTCGGCCTCGGGCTGGCGGAGGAGCGTCTCGGCCGTCCGCTCGGCGATCTGCGGCGCCTGCTGGAGCACGAGCCCCTGGTTGACGACCTTCGAGACGCTCTCGCCCGGGGCCGCGGCCACGCCGCCGGCGCCCGTCTGGGCGGGGTCGTTCGGGATGATGAGGAGGACGCTGTGGGCCTTGTAGACCGGCGCCGAGAACAGGCCGTGCGCCGCGCCGAGGGCGAGGCCGAGCACGGTCAGGCCGAGCACGAGCGGCCAGTGGCGGCGGAGCATCCGGAGCGTC
This sequence is a window from Rubrivirga marina. Protein-coding genes within it:
- a CDS encoding GumC family protein — translated: MSDRPPNSRHETPPTGAYASVEDAVFEDLSLPGDGASRPAAPAWEPVAASEIAVEAPEAAAPVRASALADPAREVGGDVDYDGDGFRIDFDTDDAPTAALAPVSRSVPATAPSGPPVPPVPPASSSAATRDEARRSMRRTLRMLRRHWPLVLGLTVLGLALGAAHGLFSAPVYKAHSVLLIIPNDPAQTGAGGVAAAPGESVSKVVNQGLVLQQAPQIAERTAETLLRQPEAEAFTSIQGAVDRYGTPLTADGLADYLQEEVVTIGPAADQADAIRVEAAAGSAEEAALIARLYTDEYQALTQSSSRERSTRTREVLEEQIARREGELDEIENQLAGFMTAENAAGLDEQTRVTVSQIGQLQGQLDLARVEAQTHRARLGQLRSDLASVPERLERSADVPSVVETTDLDTEIARLERLLEQIYMQNPELRGDPTGHPDVASIDTRLRSLKADRRARIGSQTDAAVAAGGLSLSSDGANGQAYVAELQRQISSVQADLAGAEARASTLSRRLGEARGQLRAVPGQQVELEQLERQRATSEATLQQLRTEFDRAELSETTEFGFAQVLREVQTPREPSSPVLPLSLGLGGFLGLLLGLGLAFLRFQTDTKTRTPDDLRDRGFAVIGTVPDLKEALRGGRQEIEGCVVHPGLVTLTRSFAPEAEAFRHLHAGLYAGGGAHPQVVLVGSPDGHAGKSLTAANLAVAAAQAGRLTLLLDADLRHPAVGDLFGLEPHAQFGEGPPEANVAFWTTAVPNLLAMTPRETVERPDQMWSALTVKQLLDYCRGKFDIVVVDTPAALAAADATLLAPYADAALLVAEADRTDLDAMTQVATELAGVGLTRVGAVLNRFDPRGAVGFKATAGVRHAARD